In Ipomoea triloba cultivar NCNSP0323 chromosome 15, ASM357664v1, one genomic interval encodes:
- the LOC116006944 gene encoding catalase, translated as MDPYQHRPSSAFNSPFWTTNSGAPVWNNNSSLTVGTRGPILIEDYHLVEKLANFDRERIPERVVHARGASAKGYFEVTHDISHLTCADFLRAPGVQTPVIVRFSTVIHERGSPETLRDPRGFAVKFYTREGNFDLVGNNFPVFFIRDGMKFPDMVHALKPNPKSHIQENWRILDFFSHHPESLHMFSFLFDDLGVPQDYRHMEGSGVNTYTLISKAGKVHYVKFHWKPTCGVKCLLEEDCVKVGGANHSHATQDLYDSIAAGNYPEWKLFIQIIDPDHEDKFDFDPLDVTKTWPEDILPLQPVGRLVLNKNIDNFFAENEQLAFCPAIVVPGVYYSDDKLLQTRIFSYADTQRHRLGPNYLQLPVNAPKCAHHNNHHDGFMNFMHRDEEVNYFPSRYDPCRHAEQHPIPPRILTGKRDKCIIEKENNFKQPGERYRSWSPDRQERFACRWIDALSDPRVTHEIRSIWVSYWTQADKSFGQKLASRLNVRPTM; from the exons ATGGATCCTTATCAG CACCGTCCATCGAGCGCCTTCAATTCACCTTTCTGGACAACCAATTCTGGTGCTCCTGTTTGGAACAATAACTCATCCTTGACCGTCGGAACCAGag GGCCAATTCTCATTGAGGATTATCACTTGGTGGAGAAACTTGCTAATTTTGATCGTGAACGGATTCCAGAACGTGTTGTGCATGCCAGGGGTGCAAGTGCCAAGGGTTATTTTGAGGTCACTCATGATATTTCTCATCTCACCTGTGCTGATTTCCTTAGAGCTCCTGGGGTTCAGACACCTGTTATTGTTCGATTTTCCACAGTTATCCATGAAAGAGGAAGCCCAGAAACCCTGAGGGACCCTAGGGGCTTTGCAGTAAAGTTCTATACAAGAGAG GGTAACTTTGATTTGGTGGGTAACAATTTCCCTGTTTTCTTTATCCGTGATGGAATGAAGTTTCCTGACATGGTTCATGCCCTGAAACCGAATCCCAAGTCTCATATCCAGGAGAATTGGAGGATCCTTGATTTCTTCTCCCACCATCCAGAGAGTTTGCAtatgttttcatttttatttgatgaTTTGGGTGTCCCGCAAGATTACAGACACATGGAAGGTTCTGGTGTTAACACCTACACACTGATCAGCAAGGCCGGGAAGGTACATTATGTGAAGTTCCACTGGAAGCCAACTTGTGGAGTGAAGTGTTTGTTAGAGGAAGATTGTGTTAAGGTTGGAGGTGCCAATCACAGCCATGCAACCCAGGATCTCTATGATTCTATTGCTGCTGGAAACTATCCTGAATGGAAgctttttattcaaataattgATCCTGATCATGAGGATAAGTTTGACTTTGATCCACTAGACGTTACCAAGACCTGGCCTGAGGACATCCTGCCCCTGCAGCCTGTGGGTCGCTTGGTTTTGAATAAGAATATTGACAACTTCTTTGCAGAGAATGAGCAGCTTGCATTTTGCCCAGCCATTGTGGTTCCTGGGGTTTATTATTCAGATGATAAGCTCCTCCAAACCCGAATATTCTCTTATGCTGATACTCAGCGACATCGTCTTGGTCCAAACTATCTACAGCTTCCTGTTAACGCTCCCAAGTGTGCTCATCACAACAATCACCATGATGGCTTTATGAATTTCATGCACAGAGACGAAGAG GTTAACTATTTCCCATCAAGGTATGATCCTTGTCGTCATGCTGAGCAGCACCCCATCCCTCCACGTATCTTGACAGGAAAGCGTGACAAG TGCATCATTGAGAAGGAGAACAACTTCAAACAACCTGGTGAGAGATACAGGTCCTGGTCACCAGACAG GCAAGAAAGGTTTGCGTGTCGATGGATTGATGCTTTGTCTGATCCCCGAGTCACCCACGAAATTCGCAGTATTTGGGTTTCGTACTGGACTCAG GCCGACAAGTCTTTTGGACAGAAGCTAGCTTCACGACTCAATGTGCGGCCAACAATGTGA